Proteins co-encoded in one Nicotiana sylvestris chromosome 7, ASM39365v2, whole genome shotgun sequence genomic window:
- the LOC104224588 gene encoding uncharacterized protein, giving the protein MAVILKNHSLLITFLFLCCLLPWRQIDGFKVPFHPKDILPFLPRQVSWPILNSLHSAVNLMPTFVGVASNNILEWKGACFYKNIAWLELHNKSQSQFGGGTLHIKVSNAHSWTCMDLYIFATPYRVTWDYYLLSREHTLEIEEWESQAELEYVKHKGISVFLMQAGMLGTLSALWDVLPLFTNTGWGENSNIGFLKKHMGTSFEKRPQPWVTNFTTDDIHSGDFLALSKIRGRWGGFETLEKWVSGAYAGHSAVCLRDSEGKLWVGESGNENDKGEDVIALLPWEEWWEFELTKDDSNPHIALLPLHPDLRAKFNETAAWEYAKSMDGQPYGYHNLIFSWIDTIDGNYPSPLDAHLVASVMTVWNQLQPAYASNMWNEALNKRLGTQNLSLPDVLVEVEKRGSSFAELLTIPEQDDWVYSDGKSTSCVAFILEMYKEAGLFGELASSIQVTEFTIKDAYSLKFFETNSSRLPKWCNADDSVKLPFCQIRGKYRMELPGYNSMDIYPYMNERCPSMPPKYYRPQGC; this is encoded by the exons ATGGCTGTTATTTTGAAGAATCACAGCCTATTAATCACTTTCTTATTCCTCTGCTGTTTATTGCCATGGCGGCAGATAGATGGGTTCAAAGTACCATTTCATCCAAAGGATATTCTGCCATTTTTACCAAGACAGGTCTCATGGCCCATCCTCAACTCTCTCCACAGTGCTGTGAACCTCATGCCCACTTTTGTTGGGGTTGCTTCAAATAATATACTGGAGTGGAAAGGTGCTTGCTTTTACAAGAATATTGCTTGGTTGGAGCTTCATAATAAGTCCCAAAGTCAATTTGGTGGAGGCACCCTTCATATTAAG GTGAGCAATGCACACAGTTGGACGTGTATGGATCTTTACATCTTTGCAACCCCATATCGCGTGACATGGGACTACTACTTATTGTCTCGTGAGCATACTCTTGAAATTGAAGAATGGGAGTCTCAAGCTGAGTTAGAATAT GTCAAACATAAAGGTATCTCAGTTTTCCTAATGCAAGCAGGAATGTTAGGAACCCTTTCAGCACTCTGGGATGTTCTCCCTTTGTTCACGAACACTGGATGGGGTGAGAACTCAAATATTGGTTTTCTAAAGAAACATATGGGCACTTCATTTGAAAAACGTCCACAGCCATGGGTCACCAACTTTACTACCGATGACATACATTCTGGGGATTTTCTTGCATTATCAAAAATTAGAGGTCGCTGGGGTGGTTTTGAGACTTTAGAGAAATGGGTATCAGGAGCTTATGCTGGCCATTCTGCTGTTTGCTTGAGAGACTCCGAAGGAAAACTATGGGTTGGCGAATCTGGAAATGAGAATGATAAG GGAGAAGACGTTATTGCTTTATTGCCATGGGAAGAGTGGTGGGAGTTTGAGCTGACAAAAGATGATTCCAATCCACATATTGCATTGCTCCCTTTGCACCCTGATCTCCGTGCAAAGTTTAATGAAACTGCTGCTTGGGAATATGCAAAAAGCATGGATGGCCAACCTTATGGTTACCACAACTTAATATTTAGCTGGATAGACACAATTGATGGAAATTACCCCTCACCCTTGGATGCTCATCTG GTTGCTTCTGTCATGACTGTTTGGAACCAATTACAGCCTGCGTATGCTTCTAACATGTGGAATGAAGCCTTGAACAAGCGACTCGGAACTCAG AACCTTAGTCTTCCTGACGTTCTTGTGGAAGTTGAAAAGCGTGGATCCTCTTTTGCCGAATTGTTGACTATTCCTGAGCAGGATGATTGGGTTTATAGTGATGGAAAGTCAACGTCATGTGTTGCTTTCATTCTTGAAATGTACAAGGAAGCAGGATTATTTGGTGAACTTGCAAGCTCAATTCAGGTTACAGAATTCACG ataaaagatgcttaCTCTCTCAAGTTTTTCGAGACCAATTCAAGTCGGTTACCGAAGTGGTGCAATGCAGATGACAGTGTGAAGCTTCCTTTCTGTCAAATTCGAGGGAAGTACCGGATGGAACTACCTGGATACAATAGTATGGATATATACCCCTATATGAATGAAAGATGTCCATCGATGCCTCCGAAATATTACAGACCTCAAGGTTGTTGA
- the LOC104240584 gene encoding cytochrome P450 716B1-like has protein sequence MNIILTIFLFLLPFFLLLVHRRRPSKRVPPGSLGLPIIGQSLGMLRAMRTNTAEKWLEERVQKYGPISKLNLFGKPTVFIYGQAANKFIFTSDGSVLTNQQTQSVKMILGERCLFELNGEDHKRVRDALLSFLKPDSLKRYVGKMEEEVRIHLETYWKGKQIVKVLPLMKTLTFDIICSLLFGLERGARRDQMVQYFQRMIEGMWSIPINLPFTRFNRSLKASKDGQKMLKQLIREKQYEFENNLASSHQDLITCLLSIRGENNQQLISENEIIHNVMLIMVAGHDTSSVLITFIVRLLAKNPNIHVAVLKEQEEIAQSKSPEESLTWEDLGKMKYTWRVAMETMRIFPPIFGGFRQTVKDIEYGGYLIPKGWQIFWVTAKTHLDSSIFQEPEKFDPARFENPGSLPPYNFVPFGGGARICPGYEFAKIETLVTIHYLVTHFAWKLCCTDDFFSRDPMPAPTQGLPIQIIPRKPI, from the exons ATGAACATTATCTTAACTATTTTCCTATTTCTTCTTCCATTCTTCCTCCTCTTGGTTCACAGGAGAAGGCCATCAAAAAGGGTTCCACCAGGATCCCTTGGATTACCGATCATCGGCCAAAGCCTTGGCATGCTAAGGGCAATGAGAACCAACACAGCAGAGAAATGGCTTGAGGAAAGAGTTCAAAAATATGGTCCTATCTCAAAGCTAAACCTCTTCGGCAAACCTACTGTGTTTATTTATGGACAGGCTGCTAACAAGTTTATATTTACCAGTGATGGCTCTGTCCTCACTAACCAGCAGACACAATCAGTCAAGATGATTCTGGGGGAACGTTGCCTATTTGAACTCAACGGTGAAGATCATAAACGGGTTAGAGATGCTCTGTTATCATTCTTGAAGCCAGATAGTTTAAAGCGGTATGTTGGAAAGATGGAAGAAGAAGTCAGAATCCACCTTGAGACTTACTGGAAAGGCAAGCAAATAGTTAAG GTATTGCCTCTAATGAAGACACTCACCTTCGACATTATTTGCTCTCTCCTTTTCGGGCTTGAACGTGGAGCGCGAAGAGACCAAATGGTTCAATATTTCCAGCGGATGATAGAAGGGATGTGGTCAATCCCCATAAACTTGCCCTTTACGCGCTTCAACCGCAGCCTCAAGGCAAGCAAAGATGGCCAGAAAATGCTGAAACAACTTATTCGCGAGAAACAGTATGAGTTTGAGAATAACTTAGCTTCATCCCACCAGGACCTCATCACCTGCTTGCTCAGTATCCGCGGAGAGAACAACCAACAACTTATATCTGAAAATGAGATCATTCACAATGTCATGCTTATCATGGTTGCTGGACATGACACTTCATCCGTCCTGATAACTTTCATAGTAAGACTTTTAGCAAAGAATCCCAACATTCATGTAGCTGTCCTTAAAG AACAAGAAGAGATTGCACAGAGTAAGTCACCTGAGGAGTCCTTAACTTGGGAAGACCTTGGCAAGATGAAGTATACCTGGAGAGTGGCAATGGAGACGATGAGAATATTCCCTCCCATTTTTGGAGGCTTCAGGCAAACTGTAAAAGACATTGAGTACGGAGGCTACCTCATTCCTAAAGGATGGCAA ATATTCTGGGTAACGGCTAAAACACACCTGGACAGCAGCATTTTCCAAGAACCAGAGAAATTTGATCCAGCACGCTTTGAGAACCCCGGATCCTTGCCTCCTTACAACTTTGTTCCATTTGGAGGGGGAGCCCGTATATGTCCTGGATACGAGTTTGCGAAGATTGAAACTTTGGTCACAATCCATTATCTAGTAACACATTTCGCATGGAAGTTATGCTGTACAGATGATTTCTTCAGCAGGGACCCAATGCCAGCACCAACTCAAGGACTTCCCATTCAAATAATTCCCAGGAAACCTATCTAA